The Montipora foliosa isolate CH-2021 chromosome 6, ASM3666993v2, whole genome shotgun sequence genome includes the window AGTCTCGATATAGAAGTGTTTCTCTTTGATATCTGCGACTTCGAAGTTAGCAGACCCTTAGACATACCCCCTTGTTGTTCCACAACTGCAACTGTCGCTGCATAGCATGCTAGGTTACTAGCATCTGCAAAGAGAGGAAGATGCACTCCCGTAATCTCTCTAATTAAAGTGGCTACGCTTCTGGGTATCTCAACAGTCTTAAGTTGCTTTGTCCATTTAAACCACTCATCTCTCAAATGGCTGGAGACCTCTGCATTCCACTCCTTCTTCTCATCACAGGCTTGTCGATAGATATGCTTCCTTTGCGCCATAGTGGGTGAGACTATCCCGAGCGGATCATAGATAGCTCCCAAGTAGCTGAGGATAGTCCGCTTAGTCACAGGTTGATATTCAGCGAAAGGCTTTGCTGGGAACTCCAGAGTGCCTTCTTCCTTGTTCCATGTGTGTCCCAGAATCTTACTAGGGTTCGGCATGTTCTCGCTCTCCAGAGATCCAACATTTGATTCCCACTTATGAACTGAAAACCTAGCATTCTCGAGGATTTCAGTGctctcttttttaaatttcaccCGCTGCTCCTGATCTCTTCCCATTTGCATAAGGTTGTCGACATAGGTGTTCTCCTTCAGTGCTCTGACCATGTCTTTAAATTCTGTTCCTTGCTGCTGAAGGTGATTCTGCAGAGTGGCTCCTAACACAAAAGGACTGGCTTCCACTCCAAAAGGTACTCGCGTGAACCTCAGATGCCGCTCTTCTCCTTTGACATTGAAGAGAAATCTGAAAGCATCTCTATCTTCTTCTTAAACACCTATCTGCAGGAACGCTTTCTCGATGTCACCAAGGAGTAGGTTTGTAGACATGCGTGCTCTCACCATAATGTCCCAGAGCAGTGGCTGTAATGGGGGACCAGTGAACATACAATAATTGATGCTGTTGGCCAATGGGTAGGGCTTAGCGCTGGCGTCAAATACCATACTGCACTCTCCTGGTTTATGTGGCATATAGAATACTAGTTCACCTGTCGGCCTCTCAGGAGCTTCTTTTACTATGCCCACCCGCAGTTGCTCTTCATGATGTCAGCATATTCTTCTCTCAAGTTCTCATTCTTTGATAATCTCCTCTCAACGTTCTGCAAACGCTTCCTGCTCAACACCTCGTTTGTGCTCGGTAACTCAGCTCCTGGAATCCAGGGGAAACTGACTTCATGCCTCCCATCGTCTCTTCTCGCAATGTTCTCTTTAAAGTCACGCAGTACATCAAACTGGACATTATCCCCCCGATCTTCAACTCCAAGCACATCCAAACTGTACAGTTTCTCATAATCATTG containing:
- the LOC138005686 gene encoding uncharacterized protein; this encodes MVRALKENTYVDNLMQMGRDQEQRVKFKKESTEILENARFSVHKWESNVGSLESENMPNPSKILGHTWNKEEGTLEFPAKPFAEYQPVTKRTILSYLGAIYDPLGIVSPTMAQRKHIYRQACDEKKEWNAEVSSHLRDEWFKWTKQLKTVEIPRSVATLIREITGVHLPLFADASNLACYAATVAVVEQQGGMSKGLLTSKSQISKRNTSISRLELVSGHMAANVAKNLHGALQRWFISYTTIWMDSMVALYWLTNRAMAWNVFVANRVRKIAEATCEIGITWKYVPTDINSADLGSRGATIAKMERGNWLTGPNWLLDETQWPQQPKLKCTEVADEQCRPTP